A region from the Nematostella vectensis chromosome 13, jaNemVect1.1, whole genome shotgun sequence genome encodes:
- the LOC5505151 gene encoding octopamine receptor 1: MESRGVAEIAVLSVILVIVIFIGIIGNLLIILAIAKFARLRQTLSNLLLLNLSISDLIQSSVVMPYHLLTMLDVSMISSSGPLCVVGGIITYPFTVVSTLTLVMLGADRYIALSDPLRYRARVTLKTVHCMILYTWIHAVSFTIAPIFLAEMGFDELSLDCGIIWEESPLWFSAISMLLNIVCPFVFLTFMSFKVLLIARSQQRRIKAETMIYSYGRKLAKGRERRATSAILLVIFLFLLSWFPFLLTRVLRVFGVNLSEIYYTLSVWILHCNAVSNIAIYCLRRKELRRAFLAIIRRTRISNAQLSMPTESRKSLARNNEEKMVRQNTVVSLAYKECKDQTESKKILARNNEETIARQDTSMPLANKGERMK, encoded by the exons ATGGAGAGTCGCGGCGTGGCAGAAATAGCAGTTCTATCAGTGATTCTTGTCATAGTTATCTTCATCGGTATCATAGGGAACCTACTAATCATCCTAGCGATCGCAAAATTCGCAAGGCTTCGCCAAACCCTATCGAACCTCCTACTCCTAAATCTATCAATCTCGGACTTGATCCAGTCTTCGGTCGTCATGCCGTACCATCTCCTAACGATGCTGGATGTATCAATGATTAGCTCCAGTGGTCCGCTGTGTGTTGTCGGAGGTATCATAACGTATCCTTTCACTGTGGTTTCCACCCTAACACTAGTCATGTTGGGAGCGGATCGTTACATCGCGTTAAGTGATCCGCTGCGTTACCGTGCGCGTGTTACGTTAAAAACGGTGCATTGTATGATACTGTACACTTGGATTCACGCGGTGAGCTTCACGATAGCTCCGATATTTCTCGCGGAGATGGGCTTTGACGAGTTGAGTTTGGACTGTGGGATTATCTGGGAAGAAAGTCCTTTATGGTTCTCGGCGATTTCAATGCTACTGAACATTGTTTGTCCATTTGTTTTTCTAACATTTATGAGCTTTAAAGTTCTTCTGATTGCGAGATCACAGCAAAGACGAATAAAGGCAGAAACTATGATTTATTCTTATGGGCGTAAACTAGCGAAAG gTCGAGAGCGTCGTGCTacgtccgccattttgcttgTCATCTTTTTGTTCCTGTTGAGCTGGTTCCCATTCCTCCTGACGCGCGTGCTTCGCGTGTTCGGGGTTAATCTGTCTGAAATCTACTACACGCTTTCTGTCTGGATACTTCACTGCAATGCCGTCAGTAATATTGCTATCTACTGTCTGAGAAGAAAAGAGTTAAGACGAGCGTTCCTGGCCATTATAAGACGTACCAGGATTAGTAACGCGCAGCTCTCAATGCCTACAGAGTCCAGGAAAAGTTTGGCCAGGAATAATGAAGAGAAAATGGTGCGACAGAACACGGTTGTGTCACTAGCTTACAAAGAGTGCAAGGATCAAACAGAGTCCAAGAAAATTCTGGCTAGGAATAATGAAGAGACAATTGCGCGGCAGGACACGTCCATGCCACTGGCTAACAAAGGAGAAAGGATGAAATAG